TGAGGCCCTGAGACAAGGGTGGAGAAGGTGATGGGGCTGCGTGGAAGTGGCCCACAGAAGTAGACTGAAGGGATGGAGGGGACGCAGCACATGGCTGCCCTCTACAGGGTCTCTGGGCCGGGACCCAGAGAAGTGAGCGGGCCTGGGTacctcctgcccccactcaccactgaggaagtggctggacagaggACTGCCGTTCCCCCGGAAGGGAGGAAGCACAAAGTGTGGCTCAGCCAGAGGGAgatgtcatgaagaggatgccgtGGTCCTGGGAGTGACTTGGGTCCAAGAGCAGAAGAAGTGGCGGTGGCAAGACATCACCAGAAGAAGGTGCACTGGTGAAAAGAGCTAATCCCCGGGACAGCCAGCAGAAGGTGCCACAACGGTGAGCTGCATCCCGTCATATGGATGCATGTGATTATTGTGAGGGTTTGACCAGATTTGTTCCTCTGAAAGGCGGTTGTATTGTATTCATTTCATAACTAGTTACTGAAGTTCACCTCTAGCCTTATCCTGCAGCTACTCCACACGTGAGACTCCCATACTAGTCAGTGGGCCAAAGTGCCAGCCCCAGTAAAACTGGGTATTTGGCCCACCTTGGCCTATGGGAATCCCCAAGTGGCACAGGGCTGGAAGAGCCATTTCTATGCCATCTCGCCCAGAGCCTCTGCCCTCTCGCTCCTTCTGCTCCTGCCCAAAGTGCAGCTTGGATGCACCTGAGGGTTAGGGCAACGGGCACCAATGCACAGAAATGTCTGCAAGATCTGATCTCTACTTTGTATTTATCGTATTATCTCCTTCTTTTGTTAATACAGGGCCCAGCCATGCTCCAGTTGACTAGCAAAACTCCCGTTAAGTTCAAGGAGAGTGTGATCGACTTGCAGTGGTATGTTTTGTACAATAAAGTGGATCCAGCACAAGGTGAAGCTGTATTTAAGGAGGCGAGTCGGAGCACTGAGCTGAAGAGAAGGTGCTTAAGCTGACTCAACAGGTGCAGGAAGGAAGCTTAAGAAACTGCTCAATATTCTGAAGAACTCATCTTGTCAAGCTTTCGCTGAAGCTGTGTCAGTGGCCATAAATGGAGGTATTGTTTCTCTCACAACCACAGCATGGGAATGTAAAAGTTCTGTGGGCTGCAGTTGGTCTGGTTTGGAGCAGTAGGTCTCAAGACTGTTTCCAAAACCCTTAATCAGTGACAAGTCATCTGTGAACCTTGGAGACATGTCAAGATGATGTGACAGAGTGGGAGGGGGGCATGTGGATCTATGTGTCAGTCTGTCAATGTTCGTTCATAGCAAGTTGCCTTAAAATTCCACTATGCCTGTAACAGTGCGTCGGAGCAGTATAATGTCTCAAAATCAGCATCCCAACTAATAATTAAAACTGGTCTTTCACCATGATAGGTCCTGACTTCAGTGTGGAGAACGAGATGACATGATAGTGAAAAACATATCTTCACCTCTCCAAAATCCAGTTCAACCCCCAAGATAACATGCCATGTGTGCCTCTGACTAGGAGCTGAGACTGAAACCAGGCAGTCCCTTGCTTATTACATGATCCTGAGCTCACAGGTGCTCAGCCAAAAAAACTAGTCACTTTGAAGTCTCTGGGCTTTCTTCCTTCCCTTGATAGATTGGGGTAGGGGTGGAGGGCAgtaagggagagggaagagaaggacCTGCTGGGGTCCTTAATCATGTGAAGTTGGTGGGAACACAAATCATACCTCTTCCAGCCATGAAGACAGTAACATATGAATATATGTACACTGTTCTATGCATGTTACAACTACCTTGCAAAGCGATCTTACTTAGCACTCACATACCACCTCGTTATCTGAAAGCTATGCTTTTCAGCTGAGCATGTATTTCACTGTAAATTTTCAAAGTTGCCCCTGAAGAGGATAATATCCCTTTAAGTAGTTTGGGAGCCATCTAGTAGTCTCACTGTATTTGACATTTTACAAACCAGCCAAAGCAGCAATCTGTATAGGTTAATTAGGCCTTGCATGTTGCGTATCATTAGTAAACATGGTAAACTGGATCCCATTGTGCCCATGTGGTTTCTTTCTTCCCATAATTATCATTGTTTAAAGGACAAAAGACACAACAAAGAATAATCCTCATGTTGTGCTGCCTAAGCAAATCTCAGCTTTTGTGAATTTTTCCTCTGATTTAAGTTTTATTTTCCCAATAGTTTGCCAGCTTTCTGTTTTCTGATATGGACTTTCCCTGGCTTACAAAGTTATTGTTCAACCATGCTTCAATTGGCCATGTTTTGTCATTTCAACTTATCAGCATATTCTTGTGCCAAATGAGTCAATAAATTAAACTATCAAAATAGGCGTGGCTTCTGTTCTTCCCACTTGGGCTATAGCAAACCACAAGCCAGCTTCTGTTGTCACTGTAGTGGCCAGTTTGGGGAAGTTGATCAGTGTACTTCAGTTACCATCTGTGCTTTCAGCCTCTGGTGCTCAccccttctgctctgttttaaaaACTCTTCACTGGACTGACATCTTGTATAGCAGAAAAATAAAGAAagtaagtatttttattttacaaaagtgCATACATACAGCCAtgaattttaaagaaacattggGTTTTTTCCTGATTTATGTGAGAGTAAACGAGATCAGAATCAGCACCACAGCATCTAGTTAGAAAATCTTGAACTAGCAGGAAGTCTGGAATAAATGCGTGCTTTTAACTATTGTGCAAGCTGCAGCTGGATGTTAGGAAGTGGCACTGGTAACTCTATCATgttgaaaagaataaaaacatttcaatctttttaaaaaaatgtttgattagacaattttatattttgtttaaatattaagtCTTACTTTTTCTGTGGCTTATCAATCTGCTACAGATCATTCTAAAACTTGGATGCTTTTATTCATCATTTTCTAAGTTAAATGTAATTTTGTTaaattgtaaagtgttttgattaTACAGTGCCTAGTTTTATCTGATATATAAATTGAACACaatttttacaaaataataataaaaaaattgtatGACTATGGTCTCCTTGGCTTCTTTGCCTTTCTTCTTTCCACTTCTTTTACCCCTTCATTCTTCCTGTTTATATGTTTATCAGTTACACTATGAATCTTGCCTTCAGCATGTTAAGAGTTTCCTTCCTATCAATTTTCCTCTCTTTTTAGCATTTGTCTAAAAAACTAAAGACATCTGAAGGATAAAACTATGTGTCTGATCCTACAGACACACAAGTGAATAAATTCATGGTGCTGAGTATTTCCACTGAGCTCAATAAGACTACTTCTGTGTACAACTGTTACTCATTtgcctaaatgtttgcaggatcagaaccagaTGTACACTCCAATCTGAGGTCTCACTTCAAAAGCTGGCCCAGttaaagatatgacctcacccaccttgtctctaatattctggggcCAGCCTGGCTGCAACAACATTACAAATGGCTCAAACTGACGTGCACACAGCAGCTTCACATGACTGTTCTAACATGGCTAAAGACAGCAGGGTAGATGCGTGGGCTGTAGCAACCCATGTTGGTACCCAGGGTTCCAGGCAGACTTGTACAGCTCACAATGTTGCAtctaaactgctatttttagccaggCTACTGCAGCTCTGTCTATccgagctgcaatcacacctttaCTTGCAGTGTGAACATACCCTTAAGATTGTAATGAGAACCTAAATTGACTTGTTACCTAAAGTTCAATTCTCTGTTTCCCAAACAGGGTTCAAATATTTAGGGTTTTTGCGGGCATCTCATTTGTAAACCACAGTTGCTGACAAGGAAGCTGCTCCTGCTTCCAATTCAGCCAATagaagttttaccactgacttcattgggagcaggatcagggggTCAAAATGATTCTCAGAATTTCAGGTATTTCTAAACATGACACAAGCAGCTATCATGGAGTGATTTCAAACCAACATGGCTATTGAGACAGTTAATGCAGAGTAAATAAAGCATGAGTCTTTTTGTGACCATAATAGTCACATAAAATCCTTCAtggccaaagcccagtgaagtcaataggtgtctttctattgacttcaatgggctttggatcattccctaataatttttatccAATAAGGCCGAGAAAGGGAAATAAAGCAATGAAAAAGTAGTATAGTGAATTCCAAGGAAAATGCTGCCTAATAAGCAATTTTGATCAGCTTTTTCTAAGTCTAAGAAGCTATTCCAAACTGTTTGTTTTCTGCTAGCAATAAATCATATTTCCTATTTCACAACTGGAATTGCTGGTGGTGTTTGTACATATTCAGGGAGGCACGTGATGCCTGTACAGTAGCTGTGAAAGCCCAGTTAAGTCCTGCACTCATTGCTCAGGCAAAACCTCCACTGAATTGAAACTGAATTGCATGACTTGTGTATCTTCAAGTTTTTTCTAACAAATGATACCATTGTAGTAActgttttaatacatttatttcagcACCTGTAATTAAGCACTAGAAAAGAATcaaacaacaaataataaatgcATGTAACATGCTGTTGGAAAGGTGGCCCTGAATTATTGCTTCTAAACATGGATGTGTAGCATTACTGTCTTCATTTCAGGGTCCTGTTAACATAAACTGCATGTGAGCTCAGCTAGCTAGTTTGTTGCATAGGGAAATCACAAAACATACTTCTCCCACCTAGCTTTTTATACATGAAATTAGCACTAATCAACACTGGGTTCTTGGCAAAACATGGACACTCATGGGGTCTACTGCAGCTTTGGCATAAGTGGGTgcaactctactgaaatcaaggAAGTTGTACTCATCTCCACTGTGTATGAGCATGGCCCcaaatattttacaatattttaaaactagaaaATGGGAGAAGGAATTGGAGGGTTCAAGGGAACTGATAGAATGATAAGGAACCCTGGTCTAAATCTGATCCATATGCCTAACTGGTAGCCTGGCTGAGGCAGGGTGAGCATTTTCAAACTGGTTGCCAGTGCCTTCCTATTCATACTCCCCCCAGGCTCTTCCTGCCACTTTCTCTCCCATATTacttttgttttgacaaatactTGCCCTATTTATTCTGTTATGCAGATTTTAGgtagagctttttaaaaatggcttcagGTTTAgctgtccattttttttaaaacattttttttaaaaagaaacctagCTGGCAAAAAAGATGGCATGGACAGACTTCCACTGAGCAGAGACTGAGAACACTGGGGCTGTTCATTTCTGAATGTggtccagctccagggctggagcaaggcttTCCCTGTAATTGTGGGAGCCATTTTGGTACTGagcacaggaactgagagcaggagaTTGCCTCTCCTGTGTTCTCAgtgctcccccatccccaccccccatgatatccaggcagcatggaagagaagggagaagcaTCCTGACATGAATGCAGAGGAGTGAGGGCAGAGTTGGAAGGGCAGGGTTAGGAGCAGGTTATATGGGGAGTAGAGGGAAAGAGCAGCAACCTGGATAGGACAGAAGGAGAGAGGACAGGCTGAGGATACATGCTAGGGTACAGAGGCAaaagtgtgtggagggggggctgATGATGGGGAAAGAAGCAAAAAGGTCTGTAGTCATTGGAGAATACTCCCCTCCAGAACCAGCAACTGGAGTCTAGATTCCTGTATACCAATATTCTTCTGCTGTTTAGAAAATAGCTGAGAAATGCACTGACAAAATATGTCTCTCATCTGCCTGCAGTGGTTGGTGCAGCAGAGAGGAGAACAGCCTACTAACACTGCTAGTTACTCCACTGGCTCAAGCAGTAGAGgactgtgtggtggatctaaaggtctCACCCTTCTGATGACCATTGTGGGCATCAATATGGTTCTATGAGATGCAAGATTTTAGGGGGGGGTTGCAGTTTGCTTTCTAGATAGTGACAGAAAAATAACTTATATTAAAAAGAACATGAAGGTTCCAAAGGCAATCActgaaaattaggaaatgccagaattaattaACCCTTAATTCAgttcccttgtgcatatgcattctgatacaatctttaattacatgagcacATGCTGTTTTAAGTACAAGACACCTGCCTCATTCTGTGCACCGGTTGGATGATGCTAAGATGCCATTATAATTAATTTCTATACTATGTATAATTTCCTATCAACCTTGTAACTAAACTTTTTGGTTGCACTTGTAATGGGAGGGATAAAGAAGACAAACTAAAATGTCTTAAAAACCACAGCTACAATGTACAAAAAAAGACTAGAGATTTTGGGTGCCTATATTTTTGGGTATTCAAGCTGAGATAAGCTTGACAAGATCTGCTTTTCAGAAACTGCTCAGCTCCATCtcttaaaaatcaggccctttaaatttgTTTTACATTCAGCACCAGAAATTCAGGCACCCAATTTTGCAAACCTTGGACTATGAATTGACGAACTGATGATGCTAATTTCAAAACTGCTATAGTAATGCTacctatttattattataaaaagCACACTCTCTTTTTTAAGGGAAACATGAATCCCACAATACCAAATCTAATATGGCTACTTCTTCTGGCTTATGGTACTTCAGAAATTCTTGCTGAGACCAAGTATCCTAGAACCCTGCCATGTGATGTCAGTGTGAATAACTCCTCCGTCATTTTTGACTGCAGTGCCCGTCAACTGAGAAGTGTGCCTACTGCAATGCATGGTAATGTAACAGAATTAAAGCTCTCAGACAACCTTATAAAGGAGGTATTTAAAGAATCTTTTCAGGGCCTGAATAATCTTATGAAAATAGATCTAAACAGAAATCACTATTCTAAGGCAGAGGAAGAGGCTCATGATTTGTGTAAAAAAGGAATGGTAATTGAAGATGGAGCTTTTGCTAACTTAACAAAGCTAAGGGAATTACTAGCTGATGAAAATCACCTATGTAAAATACCAGTTGGGATGCCATTGTCCTTAACCTCACTGAGTTTGAGATATAACAACATACTTTCTGTCTGCcggcaaaatttttcagaactCACACAACTGAAAGAACTGTATATGGATGGGAATTGTTATTATGGCAATCCCTGCGAAAAAGCTTTCCTTGCAGACAATGGAGCTTTCTCAGACCTCACTATTTTGACAGTCCTGTCACTTGCCTTCAACAACCTGACCCGAGTTCCAAGCAAACTGCCTTCATCTCTAAGGAAACTTTACCTCAGCAGCAACAAGATCAAAACCATCTACCAAGATGATTTTAATGAACTGTCTAATATAGAAGTCCTTGACTTAAGTGGGAactgtccaaggtgctacaaTGCCCCCTACCCATGTGAACCTTGCACTGGGGACTCTGCCATTCAAATACATCCTCTTGCTTTCCAGCATCTGAAAAATTTACAGAATTTAAACCTCTCCAGTACCTCTCTCATTAGCTTACCGGCCAGCTGGTTTTATAACACAACACAGTTAAAGGTGCTGCATCTTGAATTTAACTACTTAATAAAGGAAATAGCCTCTGGAGAATTTTTACTCCAGCTGCCTTATTTGGAGGTGCTTGATTTATCTTTTAACTATGCAAGGAAATCATACCCGAGGTATATAAATATTTCAGACAAGTTCTCCAACCTGGTCTCTCTCCAGCAACTGCACTTAAGAGGTTACGTGTTCAAGGAACTTAAGAGCAAACACCTTCGGCCCCTCATAAATCTTACCAAACTACACATCCTCAATTTAGGAGTCAACTTTATCAAGCAAATTGATCTCAGTGTGTTTCAGCTCTTTGCTAATCTGACTACAATTTCTTTGTCTGACAACAGGATATCACCTATACTAGAGAGCAGCAATAATAGTATTATTAGAGGAGAATCAGTCCAAAATCATGTAATTCAAAGTCGTTCAACAGATACTGATCTTGAGCCATCAGTAAATAGTATGGTACCAGCAGAAGGCAAAGACAGTAGCAGTGTGTATAATTCCATTTTTCCTTTAATCAAatcccaatgcagcatgtatggtAAATCATTAGATCTAAGCTTAAACAGTATTTTCTTCATTGACCAACAGCAATTTAAAGGTTTCCATGATATAGCATGTTTGAATTTGTCCTCAAATGGCATTGGACAAGCTTTGAATGGCACTGAATTTATCTTTCTACCTAATCTCAAATATTTAGATCTGTCTTTTAATAAACTTGATTTGGCTTATCAATATGCATTTTATGAACTGCCTAGGCTAGAGGTACTGGACCTCAGCTACAACGTACACTATTTTATTGTGTCAGGGATAACACACAGATTGGGATTTACTGAAAATCTTCCGTATCTAAAAGTTTTAAACTTAAGTTACAATGAAATTTTTACACTCACAGAGCCTAATCTAACTAGCAGCTCCCTGAAAGAGTTAGTGTTCAGAGGAAACCGCCTTGATATTTTATggaaaaatggagataatagatacataaatatttttaaaagactctGCAATCTGACTCATCTTGACATATCCTACAACAGACTTCATAAAATTCCTACCAACGCATTCCGTGGCCTGCCACAAAGTCTAATTGAGCTATACCTAACCAACAATGAATTAGAGTACTTTGAATGGACAGCCCTGCAACAATTTCAGAACCTCACATTACTGGACCTGAGCTCAAATGCTCTGTCTTTTGTAACTGATAACCTTGCCAACTGCACAGCTTCCCTTCAGAGACTAGTGCTTCAACAAAACAAGATTTCTCAGCTTGCTGATGGATTTTTTAATAAAGCCAGCAGTCTCCTGCACCTTGATTTAAGTTACAATGAGCTGCCTTCCATAAACCAGTCAATACCTCAGTATGATAACTTAATTTATTTAGAGCTTTTGGACTTAAAAGGAAACCCTTTCGAATGCACCTGTGCAACTGTTGATTTCAAAAACTGGATAAATCATTATGTTAATATTAGTATCCCACGATTGGCAACAGATGTCATTTGTGCAACACCTGGAGATCAAAAAGGGAAGAGCATCATAAGTTTAGACATATACGCCTGTACTTTGGATAAAGTTGCAGCAATATGCTTTTGTTTATCATTCTTCATTATTTTGACCATTATGACAACAGCTAtcacaaaacatttattttattgggATGCCTGGTATATTTACTATTTTTGTACGGCAAAACTAAAAGGATATAAATCTCTTGGCATGACCAAAGCTCTCTATGATGCTTACATAGCCTATGATACTCAGGATGCAACAGTAACTGACTGGGTAATAAATGAACTACGATTTCATCTAGaggaaagtgaagacaagcaagTTCTGCTTT
The nucleotide sequence above comes from Caretta caretta isolate rCarCar2 chromosome 1, rCarCar1.hap1, whole genome shotgun sequence. Encoded proteins:
- the TLR8 gene encoding toll-like receptor 8; protein product: MNPTIPNLIWLLLLAYGTSEILAETKYPRTLPCDVSVNNSSVIFDCSARQLRSVPTAMHGNVTELKLSDNLIKEVFKESFQGLNNLMKIDLNRNHYSKAEEEAHDLCKKGMVIEDGAFANLTKLRELLADENHLCKIPVGMPLSLTSLSLRYNNILSVCRQNFSELTQLKELYMDGNCYYGNPCEKAFLADNGAFSDLTILTVLSLAFNNLTRVPSKLPSSLRKLYLSSNKIKTIYQDDFNELSNIEVLDLSGNCPRCYNAPYPCEPCTGDSAIQIHPLAFQHLKNLQNLNLSSTSLISLPASWFYNTTQLKVLHLEFNYLIKEIASGEFLLQLPYLEVLDLSFNYARKSYPRYINISDKFSNLVSLQQLHLRGYVFKELKSKHLRPLINLTKLHILNLGVNFIKQIDLSVFQLFANLTTISLSDNRISPILESSNNSIIRGESVQNHVIQSRSTDTDLEPSVNSMVPAEGKDSSSVYNSIFPLIKSQCSMYGKSLDLSLNSIFFIDQQQFKGFHDIACLNLSSNGIGQALNGTEFIFLPNLKYLDLSFNKLDLAYQYAFYELPRLEVLDLSYNVHYFIVSGITHRLGFTENLPYLKVLNLSYNEIFTLTEPNLTSSSLKELVFRGNRLDILWKNGDNRYINIFKRLCNLTHLDISYNRLHKIPTNAFRGLPQSLIELYLTNNELEYFEWTALQQFQNLTLLDLSSNALSFVTDNLANCTASLQRLVLQQNKISQLADGFFNKASSLLHLDLSYNELPSINQSIPQYDNLIYLELLDLKGNPFECTCATVDFKNWINHYVNISIPRLATDVICATPGDQKGKSIISLDIYACTLDKVAAICFCLSFFIILTIMTTAITKHLFYWDAWYIYYFCTAKLKGYKSLGMTKALYDAYIAYDTQDATVTDWVINELRFHLEESEDKQVLLCLEERDWEPGKAVIDNLAQSIHHSRKTIFVLTERYVKNGNFKTAFYIALQRLMDENTDVIVFILLEPVLQHSQYLRLRRRICKSSVLDWPKNPHAEGLFWQNLKSVVLTENYKRYNALYTDSIK